The DNA sequence CAAGTCCATAACTTTGTGTTCAATGAGGGACTTGAAGACAATCTTAATGGAATTTTTAATGGCAAAAAGCTTGAGAATCCTTCTTTTTATGTGTATATCGGTTCGAAAGTGGATCCGAGTCTTGCTCCTGAAGGAAAGGATGGTCTATATATACTTGTTCCTGTCTCAGAGCTATCTACATCTCAATATGAGTGGGATGAGGAAACAATCCAATATTACCGTAGTTATGTTCTGAACGCTTTAAAAATAATCAAAGGTTTTGAGAATCTAGAAGATGAGATCATATCCGAAACATATATGACCCCTCGTGATTTTGAATCTAAATTCAATGCCTATAATGGAGCTTGCTTCGGATTGCAACCGACCCTTAGTCAGAGCAACCATTTGAGACCTCAGGCAAAGGCGGAAAACTGCGAGAACCTTTATTTCACAGGGAGCAGCACGCATCCGGGAGCTGGTGTTCCAATCGTCCTCCTTTCAGCAAAAATAGCGGTTGCGGAACTGATTTTAGATGATCAGGGTATTTTAATTGACTATACTTAACAATCGATTGATAGGGAGGTAAAAATATTGACTTCTAGCCTAAGTCTGGCGAGCGATTATAAGTACTGTGAGCAAATTATCAAGCGACATTCCCGCAGTTTTTATTATGCATTTTCTAAGCTGCCTGCTGAAAAGGCAAAAGCTGTATATGCGATCTATGCATTTTGCCGAACTGCTGATGACAGCGTAGATGAAAATGGAACGAGAGAAGCGCAACTTGACGCTTTGAGAAAACTGGAAGAAGATCTTATTTTGTTTGAGGTGAGAAAAGAACGTGATGAACCGATGTGGCGGGCGCTTCGTGATGTTTTTAATCGTTTCGATATGGATATAAAACCTTTTTATGATCAAATAAAAGGCCAATATATGGATATTGACTTCTCAATGCCAGAGACAATAGAAGACATTGAACGGTATAGTTATTATGTAGCAGGAACTGTAGGATTGATGCTTCTGCCAATCATTGCGAGTAAAAACTGCAGCGCACTTCAAAAAGATGCGGTTTATCTAGGAATAGCTATGCAGCTTACAAATATACTTCGCGATATTGGTGAAGATTTAACGTTCAAGAATCGTGTATATATACCACGTGAAATAATGGTTCAAGAAAAATACAGTGTTACTGAACTTAAGCAGAGTGTGATTAATGAGGCATTTATGAGTGTTTGGGAGCGAATGGCCAGACATGCTGAGAAACTTTACGCAAAATTCCACAGGACAGTACATCTTTATGATGCAGACAGTTGCTTGCAAGTCTTGATTTCAGCACGTTTCTATGAAGGCATTCTTAATGAAGTCAGAAACAATAATTATGACTGTTTTACAAAAAAGCAGGCAGTTTCCAAGAAGCGTATGCTTGCTATACTTAATAGAGCCTATCTGGATTTAAATATGAAAGTTGAAGAAAGCATTTAAATGATCGGAAGAGGTGTAAAATGCTTGAAGGAAATAGAAATATTATTGTAATCGGTGGAGGAATGGGTGGTTTGTCAGCTGCCATCTCCCTTGCTCAAAAAGGATACAATGTTAAATTATTCGAGAAGAATGAACATCTGGGCGGTAAGCTGAACCGCTTGGAACAAGATGGTTTCGGCTTTGATCTGGGACCTTCGATTTTAACGATGCCTCATGTTTTTGAAAAGCTGTTCAGAAACAGTGGCAAAAATATGAAAGACTATGTTGAGATTTTAAGACTAGACAGAGAGTGGAGCAGTTTCTTTCCAAACGGAACACGAATCGATTTATACGGTGATTTAAAAAAGATGAATGAAATGAATTCTTCCCTTTCTAAGGAAGATATAAATGAATACAGTGATTTTTTGTCATACGCAATGCAGCTGAATGACCTGACTGAAGAGGGTTACTTTGCCCAAGGGCTCGATAATACTATGGAAGTTTTGAGATACCACGGTCCTTTTACAGCATTGCGAGGTTTCGATTTATTCTCAACAATGCATGAAGCGATCGCTAAAAGGATTAGTAATCCTTATTTGCGAGATATGCTTTCCTATTTTATCAAGTATGTTGGTTCGTCGCCTTATAAGGCACCAGCTGTTCTCATTATGATGATTTATATGCAACACGAACAAGGATGCTGGTATGTTCCAGGAGGGATGCATAAGCTTGCTCAAGGAATCGTGATACTTGCTGAGGAAGTCGGTGTTGAATTGCATACAGGGTCAGCAGTTAAAAAGCTGTTTAAGGATAATGGCAGAATTACTGGATTACAACTAGATAATGGGGTCACCTATGAAGCGGATTATTACATTTCCAATATGGAAGTCATTCCGGCGTATGAACAATTATTAGATGAGAAAAGTCACTACATTGATAAAATCAAGAAAAAGTTTGAGCCGGCTTGCTCGGGTCTTGTTATGCATCTAGGTGTTAAGAAGACTTATCCGCATCTGTCGCATCATAATTTCTTTTTCTCTGAAAACCTGCATGAACAAATGGACAAGGTTTTCAACAAGCATGAATTGCCAGAGGACCCCACAATCTATCTTGTTAATGTAAATAAAACGGATCCTTCTCAAGCGCCAGAAGGTCATGAGAATTTGAAAGTGCTGCCCCATATTCCGTATATACAAGACAATCCATTTACTGAGAAAGACTATAAATTATTTGAAGAGCGGGTGCTGGGGAAACTGGAGCGTATGGGGCTTGAAGGTTTGCAGGCCAATATTGTAACTAAAGATGTATGGACTCCTCATGATATCCAAAATACATATTGGTCAGATCGAGGAGCCATTTATGGAACGGTTTCCGACAAGAAGAAAAATCGCGGATTCAAGCACCCGAAACAGAGTGAACTCTATGATAATTTATATTTTGTCGGTGGTACGGTTAACCCAGGAGGCGGATTGCCGATGGTAACTTTAAGTGGCCAACAAGTAAGTGAAAAAATTGCAAAAAGGGATTCTGTCAATGCTAAATGATTGGACCAAAATTCAACTCATGCAAAAAGAAGCAGTTAAGGAAGATCCGAAGAAATCGATAACTCAAGGTAAAGAGCAATTATCAATCATGAGACGCATGCTTACAGTGCATCAGGATGAGTGGTTAGCAGCTTTAAGGCAGGATCTTGGAAAGTGCCAATTTGAAGGTTATGCTACAGAGCTTGCTGTACTGCTAAATGAAATCGATTATCTTGAAAAGAAGATGGATTCATTTTTGAGAACACGCAAATCTTCAAGATGGAAATTTAATTCAATAACAAACAAGACGATTGTACGCCGTCCTTATGGAAGTGTATTGGTCATCAGTCCTTGGAATTATCCGTTGCAATTATCACTAATGCCTGTAATTGGTGCTATTACATGCGGAAATCGCTGCTTTCTCAAGCCTTCTGAGCATGCACCTGCGACTGCCGCTTTACTGGGACGCCTTGTTCCTGAATATTTTTCGGAAGACTGGATTGTTGTAGTGAACGGAGATGCTTCGGTTTCAAAAGCATTACTTGAACTGGATTGGGATTTCATATTTTTTACAGGCAGTGAGACGGTTGGTCGATCTGTTTATATGGAGGCTGCAAAATACCAAACCCCAGTCGTTCTCGAGCTAGGAGGTAAAAATCCATGCATTATAGATCAAAGTGGATTTACTGATGATGCGATTTGGAAAATAGTTTGGGGGAAGTTTTTAAACGCCGGTCAGACTTGTGTGGCTCCAGATACGTTATTTGTAAATGAAGCCATTTATCCAGATGTCCTTAAAAAAATAAAAGATACAATTGAACTCTTTTATGGAGGCAATCCTATAGAAAGTTCAGATTATGGTCGTATCATCCATGAAAATCATTTAAACAGGCTAAATGAATACTTAAAAGATGGAGAAGTGTATTTTGGAGGGGGAATTGATATAGGTGAACGCTACTTCTCCCCAACGGTTCTTACAAAAATCAGAAAAGATACACCTGTGCTGAGAGATGAGATATTCGGACCCATATTGCCAGTTGTTCCGTATGGAAATCTCAATAAGTTACTGGATGAATTGAGGGATTTTGATCCGCTTGCAGCATATATCTTTTCACGAGACAAAGATACAATTGAAGAAGTATCCAAGAGGACTAAAACTCGTGCAATCGGTGTTAATGAAGTCATTCTACATGTCGCTGATCCGCGTATTGCATTTGGTGGTATTGGAAGTAGCGGTCTTGGCAGCTATCATGGCAAGGCAAGTATAGAGACGTTTACGTACGAACAGTTGATTTATGAAAGCCACGACTTTTTTAGACTTAATCAGCAGTTCCCTCCATATGATCCGAAACACTTTTCATTGCTACAAAAACTGCGCCGTTGGCTGATCTGAGACAGGAAGGTGGAATTGAGTTGATGATGATATTATGCAGCATTCTTATACTGGCCGGTCTTGTCTCAGGTTGGGTAATGTTTTGGCGTGTACCTGAACCAGGGAGGAAAAAGATAAATACTTCGATTAAAGAAATATCTTTAACAGTTATCATACCAGCGCGCAATGAAGAGAAAAGGATTTCCTATCTTCTTGAAACGTTGCAACAACAGAAGTTGAAAGTGGATGAAATCATCGTTGTTGATGATGGGTCAACTGATAGAACAAGAGATATTTCTATGGAATTTGGAGTAAAAGTTGTTCAGAACTCGGAATTGAATCCGGGTTGGAGCGGAAAATCACTTGCATGTTGGAATGGCGCAAAAGCTGCAAATGGAGATTTGCTGTTATTCATGGATGCGGATACGGTGCTTTCAGACGAAAAGGCAATTGGGAAAGTAATTGCAGCTTATCAATCTGAAGGGGGAACGGGCATCCTTTCCTTGCAACCATACCATGTTGTCCGCAAGTCTTTTGAAAATATCTCTTCTATTTTTAACATTATCGTTATGACTGGTGTAAATGCCTTTACAGTTTTTAAAAATAAATTTAGAAGTGCTGGTTCATTTGGTCCATTTATCCTTTGTAGAAGAGATGAATACTTCTACGCTGGAGGACATGAACATATTCAGGCTGCCATCATGGACGATTTGGCTCTTGGGGAAGCATTTCAGAACAAGCAGCTCCCAGTAAGATGTTTTGGGGGGAAAGGGATCGTCGGATACAGTATATATTCGGAAAGCCTCCATAGTTTGCTTGGTGGTTGGATTAAGAATTTTGCCACAGCTTCGAAATCTACAAATCCATTTGTAATGACTATGATTAATAGTTGGATTGCTGGTGGTCTCGTTAATCTTTTGTTTATCATATGGTCTTTAATCGCTGTTCATGGAAGCTGGCATAATTATCTACTTCCTGTGATTCTATACACTGTATATGCAGTCCAATTCTATTTCTTGGCTAGGAAAACCGGCACATATAATTGGTGGGTGTATCCCATTTTTCCTTTGCTTATTATCGTATTTACAGGAACTTTTCTCACTTCTGTATACTTCACGAAAGTACGTAAAAGCGTAACCTGGAGAGGACGGAAAATTAAAGTATGATCGTTCATAAAACCATGCGGATAAATGATATCTGTATGGTTTTAAATTTTGCCGACTAGTTTTAAATGGTGAATATTGTATAATATGGGAGTGGTTCAGTATTAAAGAAGGAGGGATCAATATGCTTACAATG is a window from the Aciduricibacillus chroicocephali genome containing:
- a CDS encoding glycosyltransferase family 2 protein; translation: MMILCSILILAGLVSGWVMFWRVPEPGRKKINTSIKEISLTVIIPARNEEKRISYLLETLQQQKLKVDEIIVVDDGSTDRTRDISMEFGVKVVQNSELNPGWSGKSLACWNGAKAANGDLLLFMDADTVLSDEKAIGKVIAAYQSEGGTGILSLQPYHVVRKSFENISSIFNIIVMTGVNAFTVFKNKFRSAGSFGPFILCRRDEYFYAGGHEHIQAAIMDDLALGEAFQNKQLPVRCFGGKGIVGYSIYSESLHSLLGGWIKNFATASKSTNPFVMTMINSWIAGGLVNLLFIIWSLIAVHGSWHNYLLPVILYTVYAVQFYFLARKTGTYNWWVYPIFPLLIIVFTGTFLTSVYFTKVRKSVTWRGRKIKV
- a CDS encoding phytoene/squalene synthase family protein, with translation MTSSLSLASDYKYCEQIIKRHSRSFYYAFSKLPAEKAKAVYAIYAFCRTADDSVDENGTREAQLDALRKLEEDLILFEVRKERDEPMWRALRDVFNRFDMDIKPFYDQIKGQYMDIDFSMPETIEDIERYSYYVAGTVGLMLLPIIASKNCSALQKDAVYLGIAMQLTNILRDIGEDLTFKNRVYIPREIMVQEKYSVTELKQSVINEAFMSVWERMARHAEKLYAKFHRTVHLYDADSCLQVLISARFYEGILNEVRNNNYDCFTKKQAVSKKRMLAILNRAYLDLNMKVEESI
- a CDS encoding phytoene desaturase family protein, whose amino-acid sequence is MLEGNRNIIVIGGGMGGLSAAISLAQKGYNVKLFEKNEHLGGKLNRLEQDGFGFDLGPSILTMPHVFEKLFRNSGKNMKDYVEILRLDREWSSFFPNGTRIDLYGDLKKMNEMNSSLSKEDINEYSDFLSYAMQLNDLTEEGYFAQGLDNTMEVLRYHGPFTALRGFDLFSTMHEAIAKRISNPYLRDMLSYFIKYVGSSPYKAPAVLIMMIYMQHEQGCWYVPGGMHKLAQGIVILAEEVGVELHTGSAVKKLFKDNGRITGLQLDNGVTYEADYYISNMEVIPAYEQLLDEKSHYIDKIKKKFEPACSGLVMHLGVKKTYPHLSHHNFFFSENLHEQMDKVFNKHELPEDPTIYLVNVNKTDPSQAPEGHENLKVLPHIPYIQDNPFTEKDYKLFEERVLGKLERMGLEGLQANIVTKDVWTPHDIQNTYWSDRGAIYGTVSDKKKNRGFKHPKQSELYDNLYFVGGTVNPGGGLPMVTLSGQQVSEKIAKRDSVNAK
- a CDS encoding aldehyde dehydrogenase family protein, with product MLNDWTKIQLMQKEAVKEDPKKSITQGKEQLSIMRRMLTVHQDEWLAALRQDLGKCQFEGYATELAVLLNEIDYLEKKMDSFLRTRKSSRWKFNSITNKTIVRRPYGSVLVISPWNYPLQLSLMPVIGAITCGNRCFLKPSEHAPATAALLGRLVPEYFSEDWIVVVNGDASVSKALLELDWDFIFFTGSETVGRSVYMEAAKYQTPVVLELGGKNPCIIDQSGFTDDAIWKIVWGKFLNAGQTCVAPDTLFVNEAIYPDVLKKIKDTIELFYGGNPIESSDYGRIIHENHLNRLNEYLKDGEVYFGGGIDIGERYFSPTVLTKIRKDTPVLRDEIFGPILPVVPYGNLNKLLDELRDFDPLAAYIFSRDKDTIEEVSKRTKTRAIGVNEVILHVADPRIAFGGIGSSGLGSYHGKASIETFTYEQLIYESHDFFRLNQQFPPYDPKHFSLLQKLRRWLI